A genomic region of Exiguobacterium sp. Helios contains the following coding sequences:
- a CDS encoding thermonuclease family protein, with product MKRWFTQLLLIVSIIGLTGCALDSETDEQIGIKQPDETKVTEATVERVIDGDTVKVRLQNGQTEDVRFLLVDTPETVNPEKPVQPYGPEASRFTKEALPVGSDILLERDQSKTDRYGRLLAYVWSDGKMINQELLRKGLARVAYIYEPDTRYVETFQEIEQETKGQQAGIWQTKGYATDRGFDTSVMNGTSEESADCADIKGNINRQGKKIYHIQGGRSYDEVNPEEMFCSEQEAKEAGFVRAAN from the coding sequence ATGAAACGATGGTTCACCCAACTGCTTCTCATCGTCAGCATCATCGGTTTGACCGGATGTGCGCTGGATTCAGAGACAGATGAACAGATTGGCATCAAGCAACCGGATGAAACAAAAGTGACGGAAGCCACCGTCGAGCGTGTCATCGACGGGGATACGGTGAAAGTCCGGCTACAAAACGGTCAAACGGAAGATGTCCGTTTTTTATTGGTCGATACACCGGAAACCGTAAATCCGGAAAAGCCGGTTCAGCCGTATGGTCCGGAAGCCTCCCGTTTTACGAAAGAGGCATTACCGGTAGGGAGCGACATCCTGCTTGAACGGGATCAGTCAAAGACAGACCGCTATGGGCGATTGCTCGCTTATGTCTGGTCAGACGGCAAGATGATCAATCAGGAACTGTTGCGAAAAGGCTTGGCCCGGGTCGCGTATATCTATGAGCCGGATACCCGGTATGTCGAGACTTTTCAAGAAATTGAACAGGAAACAAAAGGGCAACAGGCAGGCATCTGGCAGACAAAAGGGTATGCCACTGATCGGGGATTTGATACCTCGGTCATGAATGGGACATCGGAAGAGTCAGCGGACTGTGCCGACATCAAAGGCAACATTAACCGCCAAGGGAAAAAAATCTACCACATCCAAGGGGGACGTTCATATGATGAGGTGAACCCGGAAGAGATGTTTTGCAGTGAACAGGAAGCAAAAGAGGCCGGATTCGTCCGGGCGGCGAATTGA
- a CDS encoding cation diffusion facilitator family transporter, which produces MSNFFTLLRRGNKSALAAAIVNTIIAIIKFVAYILTGNIAMFAEMMHTIGDAANQFFVYIGSALSKKAPTKRFPNGFGRLVNLVLLAAILVVAILAYETIREGILHILHAPGEKTSGLWIILTALGIGVVLEIGVFYKAMIEIAHETGLKSRGLTLVGQSFANLSQAKPATRLVFMEDLVATLGGVIAIIAVLISHYTSFYQAEGIASILIGLMMFYVVYNVFIQNAAGALGEIDEVLTAKIGEILMRDPDVRDIEKLEVIKEGDHFHVEIEIEVDPELTIAQADDIKDRLELQIRILKGITDVTISFDEDDKIQHYQPPTQP; this is translated from the coding sequence ATGTCGAATTTTTTTACTCTGCTCAGGCGCGGAAATAAATCCGCTCTCGCTGCTGCAATCGTCAATACCATTATCGCCATTATAAAATTCGTTGCTTACATCTTGACGGGTAATATCGCCATGTTTGCAGAAATGATGCATACCATCGGTGACGCAGCCAATCAGTTTTTTGTTTATATCGGATCAGCATTAAGTAAAAAAGCACCGACCAAACGGTTCCCGAACGGATTCGGTCGACTCGTCAACCTTGTTTTACTTGCCGCCATTCTTGTTGTCGCCATTCTTGCCTACGAAACGATTCGTGAAGGTATCCTGCACATCCTGCATGCACCGGGTGAGAAAACAAGCGGTCTTTGGATCATCCTGACTGCGCTTGGAATCGGTGTCGTACTTGAAATCGGTGTCTTTTACAAAGCAATGATTGAGATTGCCCATGAGACCGGATTAAAATCCCGTGGCCTGACGCTGGTCGGTCAAAGTTTTGCTAACTTATCGCAGGCAAAACCGGCGACACGGCTTGTCTTCATGGAAGATTTGGTCGCAACGCTCGGTGGTGTCATCGCCATTATCGCTGTCTTGATTTCACATTATACGTCGTTTTATCAGGCAGAAGGAATCGCTTCGATATTGATCGGTTTAATGATGTTCTATGTCGTCTATAATGTCTTCATTCAAAATGCTGCCGGTGCGCTCGGTGAGATTGATGAAGTCTTAACTGCAAAAATCGGGGAAATCCTGATGCGTGATCCGGACGTACGTGATATCGAAAAACTTGAAGTCATCAAAGAAGGAGATCACTTCCACGTCGAAATTGAGATTGAAGTGGATCCTGAACTGACGATTGCTCAAGCAGACGATATTAAAGACCGCCTTGAATTGCAGATTCGGATTCTAAAAGGGATCACGGATGTTACAATTTCTTTTGATGAAGATGATAAGATTCAACACTATCAGCCACCGACACAGCCCTAA
- a CDS encoding glycerol-3-phosphate dehydrogenase/oxidase, whose protein sequence is MFSSTERTAWLEEMGQELLDVLVIGGGITGAGILLDAQSRGMRTGLIEMQDFAEGTSSRSTKLVHGGLRYLKQFEIKLVAEVGKERAIVYENAPHVTTPEWMMLPLVEGGTFGNFSTSIGLRVYDQLAGVRRHERRTMLSKEETLRYEPLLRSEHLVGGGRYVEYKTDDARLTVEVLKAAVGYGGRAVNYTKAESLVYHNGKVVGVEVQDVLTGKTYTIRAKKIINATGPWVDELREKDGSKSGKSLHLTKGIHLVIDQAHFPLQQAVYFDVADGRMIFAIPREGKTYVGTTDTNYQGDILEPGVTEEDRDYILDATNQMFNVDLHPDHVESTWSGLRPLIHEDGKDPSELSRKDEIFVSKSGLMSIAGGKLTGYRKMAERIIDMVADQFKEEENRIYLASRTHDILLGGGHPDGSKGFARYLKEQQPKGEALGLSPKEATWLIQRYGTDVERVFELIRSRGSEAERYQLPLHWFGGLLYGMEAELVMQPGDFLNRRASAVFFDFPNAEKYADGVLALMRSELGWSAEEEAKANASIQREFDAVRIKTSLPS, encoded by the coding sequence ATGTTTTCAAGTACGGAACGAACCGCATGGTTAGAAGAGATGGGACAGGAATTGCTCGATGTATTGGTCATTGGTGGCGGCATTACAGGTGCAGGGATTTTACTCGATGCTCAAAGCCGGGGTATGCGGACCGGATTGATTGAGATGCAGGATTTCGCAGAAGGCACATCAAGCCGCTCGACGAAACTTGTTCACGGAGGCTTACGTTATTTAAAGCAATTTGAAATCAAGTTAGTCGCAGAAGTCGGGAAAGAACGGGCGATTGTTTATGAAAATGCACCGCACGTCACGACACCTGAGTGGATGATGTTACCGCTTGTCGAAGGTGGGACATTCGGCAATTTTTCGACGTCGATCGGTCTGCGGGTTTACGATCAACTGGCAGGCGTCCGACGCCATGAACGACGGACGATGTTATCTAAAGAAGAAACGCTTCGCTACGAACCGCTTTTACGATCGGAACACCTTGTCGGAGGCGGACGTTATGTCGAATACAAAACGGATGACGCCCGCTTGACGGTCGAAGTATTAAAAGCTGCGGTCGGATACGGTGGACGTGCCGTCAACTATACGAAGGCTGAGTCACTGGTCTACCACAACGGAAAAGTCGTCGGTGTTGAAGTACAGGACGTCTTAACCGGCAAGACTTATACGATTCGTGCGAAAAAAATCATCAATGCGACCGGTCCGTGGGTTGATGAATTACGCGAAAAGGACGGCTCGAAATCAGGGAAGTCGCTTCATCTGACGAAAGGCATTCATCTCGTCATCGACCAAGCTCACTTCCCGTTGCAACAAGCCGTCTACTTTGATGTGGCGGACGGACGGATGATTTTCGCGATTCCGCGCGAAGGAAAAACTTATGTTGGCACGACGGACACGAATTATCAGGGTGACATTCTCGAACCTGGTGTGACAGAAGAAGACCGGGACTATATCTTGGATGCGACAAATCAGATGTTCAACGTTGATTTGCACCCTGACCACGTCGAATCGACATGGTCCGGCTTACGTCCGTTGATTCACGAAGACGGCAAAGATCCGAGTGAACTGTCGCGTAAAGATGAAATCTTCGTCTCGAAATCCGGCTTGATGTCGATTGCCGGCGGAAAATTGACGGGGTACCGGAAGATGGCAGAACGAATCATCGATATGGTCGCCGATCAGTTCAAGGAGGAGGAGAACCGGATTTATCTCGCGTCCCGGACACACGATATTTTACTCGGCGGCGGTCATCCTGACGGCAGTAAAGGATTTGCCCGTTACTTGAAAGAACAGCAACCTAAAGGTGAAGCCCTCGGATTGTCTCCGAAGGAAGCGACATGGCTGATTCAACGTTACGGAACGGATGTCGAACGTGTCTTTGAATTAATTCGCTCGCGCGGCAGTGAAGCGGAGCGTTATCAGCTTCCCCTTCACTGGTTCGGAGGACTGTTATACGGAATGGAAGCAGAACTCGTCATGCAACCGGGTGATTTCTTGAATCGACGCGCCTCTGCCGTCTTCTTCGATTTCCCGAATGCAGAAAAATATGCCGACGGTGTTCTCGCTTTAATGCGAAGCGAACTTGGATGGTCGGCAGAAGAAGAAGCTAAAGCCAATGCCAGCATCCAACGTGAGTTCGATGCGGTTCGGATCAAGACCTCTCTGCCTTCTTAA
- a CDS encoding SDR family oxidoreductase — MKTVIVIGAGPGNGAEISKRFGKEGFQVVCAARTQETLAAVITELKEQGIEAVGVECDASRRTDLESLVEWTKDQYGQIDVLVYNASILHQASVLEVSAEQITKEFEIDVLGALHAAQVVAPDMVARKDGAILITGGGAALNAIKSLPGLSIGKAGVRQLTHMLHDTLKDDNVYVGTVTIAGEVKRGTALDPKNVAEAFYTLYTNRTDVEKVLETD; from the coding sequence ATGAAAACAGTCATAGTCATTGGCGCCGGCCCAGGAAACGGAGCCGAAATCAGCAAGCGGTTCGGTAAAGAAGGCTTTCAAGTCGTTTGTGCCGCACGGACACAGGAAACATTGGCAGCCGTCATCACGGAACTGAAAGAACAAGGCATCGAAGCCGTTGGGGTTGAATGTGATGCCTCACGCCGCACAGATCTCGAATCACTCGTCGAATGGACAAAAGACCAATACGGACAAATTGATGTCCTTGTCTATAATGCCTCAATCCTGCATCAAGCGTCCGTACTCGAGGTATCGGCTGAACAGATTACAAAAGAATTTGAAATTGATGTCCTTGGAGCGTTGCATGCCGCGCAAGTCGTTGCACCGGATATGGTGGCACGAAAAGACGGAGCCATCTTGATTACCGGCGGCGGAGCAGCACTGAATGCGATTAAATCCTTACCGGGTTTATCGATTGGGAAGGCCGGTGTCCGTCAACTGACGCATATGTTGCACGACACGCTAAAAGACGACAATGTCTACGTCGGAACCGTGACGATTGCCGGGGAAGTCAAACGTGGAACGGCACTTGATCCGAAAAACGTTGCCGAAGCCTTCTATACGCTGTACACGAATCGCACCGATGTCGAAAAAGTGCTCGAAACAGATTGA
- a CDS encoding GRP family sugar transporter has protein sequence MDILIALVPALMWGTLPLVVSKIGGSTEQQIIGTTLGALAFAIITFFFVSPELSTTAWVAGFFSGAFWALGQMNQFAAFKQMGVSKTMPISTGMQLVGTSLFGVLAFGEWSNRTALILGISALVLIVAGAAFTSYKEDKSKQDEHIGKGLLLLLISTVGYVGYVVIARWFNINGWEAVLPQAIGMVISAILLSLRKGNLFTKKTAGNTIGGLMWAVGNIALLFATAKVGVATSFSLSQTGVVISTIGGVVLLKEAKTKKEMTFVVIGCILVVVGGIMIGFTKQ, from the coding sequence ATTGATATCTTAATCGCGCTCGTACCTGCCTTGATGTGGGGGACACTTCCATTAGTCGTCTCTAAAATCGGCGGTTCGACGGAACAACAAATTATCGGAACAACACTTGGGGCGTTAGCGTTTGCCATCATTACGTTCTTTTTCGTCAGTCCTGAACTTTCGACGACTGCCTGGGTGGCTGGATTCTTCTCCGGTGCTTTTTGGGCACTTGGTCAAATGAATCAGTTTGCTGCCTTTAAACAGATGGGTGTCTCAAAAACGATGCCGATTTCAACCGGGATGCAACTCGTCGGGACGTCATTGTTCGGTGTCCTCGCTTTTGGCGAATGGTCAAACCGAACCGCCTTGATCCTCGGTATCAGTGCACTCGTTTTGATCGTTGCCGGTGCCGCTTTCACTTCTTATAAAGAAGATAAAAGCAAACAGGATGAACATATCGGAAAAGGTTTACTGTTACTCCTGATCTCAACTGTCGGTTACGTCGGCTATGTCGTCATCGCCCGTTGGTTCAACATCAACGGTTGGGAAGCGGTCTTGCCGCAGGCCATCGGTATGGTCATCAGTGCCATCCTTTTATCTTTAAGAAAAGGAAACTTGTTTACGAAAAAAACAGCCGGTAATACAATTGGTGGTCTCATGTGGGCAGTCGGTAACATCGCCCTGTTGTTTGCAACTGCCAAGGTCGGTGTCGCCACCAGCTTTTCACTGTCACAAACCGGTGTCGTCATCTCGACAATCGGTGGTGTCGTCCTGCTAAAAGAAGCAAAAACAAAAAAAGAAATGACCTTCGTCGTTATCGGCTGTATCTTAGTCGTCGTCGGTGGGATCATGATTGGATTTACGAAGCAATAA
- a CDS encoding Gfo/Idh/MocA family oxidoreductase, producing MIRTALIGFGLAGEHLHAPYLTPPDYQLVAVQSSRPEAVAARYPDVPVYSSLEALLAAETIELVVIATPNAEHYPLAKTALLAGCHVLVEKPFTVTLTEAEQLTDLARQQNRLLTVYHNRRYTKDFQTLLGLVQADELGVVQTFEAHYDRYRPTVRARWREQDVPGAGLLYDLGSHLIDQALILFGERPDRVFCDQTIQRPDGPVEDYTHLILAFGTRRAVLHIGSLVPAPGPSLAVHGTKASYFVDSVDTKRSTYTWGRPEQPLEERPFVASGFADYYHDLAQALRHEAPLAVTTEQALLVMKIIDCAQKSVKEGTWIEVE from the coding sequence ATGATTCGTACTGCTTTAATTGGTTTTGGACTTGCCGGCGAACACCTGCATGCCCCATATCTTACACCACCTGATTATCAACTTGTTGCAGTTCAGTCCAGTCGTCCGGAAGCAGTCGCCGCCCGTTATCCGGATGTGCCGGTGTATTCTTCGCTTGAAGCGTTGTTAGCTGCTGAAACGATTGAACTGGTCGTCATCGCGACACCGAATGCTGAACATTATCCCCTCGCCAAGACAGCGTTACTTGCCGGCTGTCATGTCCTTGTCGAGAAGCCGTTTACCGTCACCTTGACGGAAGCCGAACAGCTGACGGATCTTGCGCGTCAGCAAAATCGATTACTGACAGTTTACCATAACCGCCGTTATACAAAAGACTTCCAAACGTTGCTCGGACTGGTGCAAGCCGACGAACTGGGCGTCGTTCAGACCTTCGAAGCCCACTATGACCGCTATCGTCCGACCGTCCGGGCACGCTGGCGGGAACAGGACGTCCCGGGTGCCGGTCTGCTTTATGATTTAGGCTCTCATTTAATTGATCAAGCCCTGATATTATTTGGCGAACGACCGGATCGTGTCTTTTGTGATCAGACGATTCAGCGGCCGGATGGTCCGGTCGAAGACTATACGCACCTGATTCTGGCTTTCGGAACACGACGCGCTGTTTTGCATATCGGCTCACTTGTTCCGGCTCCCGGTCCTTCGCTTGCCGTCCACGGGACGAAAGCGAGTTATTTCGTCGACAGTGTGGATACGAAACGCTCGACGTACACATGGGGAAGACCTGAACAGCCTCTCGAGGAACGTCCTTTCGTCGCTTCTGGTTTTGCCGACTACTATCATGATTTAGCGCAGGCCTTACGTCATGAGGCCCCTCTTGCCGTCACGACGGAACAAGCTCTGCTCGTCATGAAAATTATTGATTGTGCTCAAAAAAGTGTAAAAGAGGGTACATGGATAGAAGTAGAATAA
- a CDS encoding DUF5327 family protein, whose translation MITEQQVIEKMRQMMSKIEQSNGSLQIEYVAAMKAYCELLLEQPATEQTIRPVMTPATEQQNPEVDPMLARFMGVAQEKEEKGPSLLDF comes from the coding sequence ATGATTACAGAACAACAAGTCATTGAAAAAATGCGACAGATGATGTCAAAAATTGAGCAATCGAACGGTTCGTTGCAAATCGAATACGTTGCGGCCATGAAAGCCTATTGTGAGTTGCTGCTCGAACAACCGGCGACAGAACAGACGATCCGCCCGGTCATGACTCCGGCAACCGAACAGCAAAACCCGGAAGTCGATCCGATGCTGGCCCGTTTTATGGGAGTTGCCCAGGAAAAAGAAGAAAAAGGACCTTCCTTACTCGATTTTTGA
- a CDS encoding SDR family oxidoreductase, which produces MYNSLKGKVAIVTGGSMGIGEAIIRRYAEEGMRVVINYRSHPEEAKKIADDIIQAGGEAITVQGDVSKEEDMINLVKETVDHFGQLDVFVNNAGVEMPSPSHEMSLEDWQKVIDVNLTGAFLGAREALKYFVEHNVKGNIINMSSVHEIIPWPTFVHYAASKGGVKLMTQTLAMEYAPKGIRINAIGPGAINTPINAEKFEDPKQRADVESMIPMGNIGKPEEISAVAAWLASDEASYVTGITLFADGGMTLYPSFQAGRG; this is translated from the coding sequence ATGTATAACAGTCTAAAAGGTAAAGTCGCTATCGTCACAGGTGGATCAATGGGAATCGGTGAAGCCATCATTCGCCGTTATGCGGAAGAAGGCATGCGTGTCGTCATCAACTACCGGAGTCATCCGGAAGAAGCCAAGAAAATTGCCGATGACATCATCCAAGCCGGCGGTGAAGCCATCACCGTTCAAGGGGATGTATCAAAAGAGGAGGACATGATCAACCTCGTCAAAGAAACGGTCGATCACTTCGGACAGCTCGATGTTTTCGTCAACAATGCCGGTGTTGAAATGCCGTCACCCTCGCATGAAATGTCACTTGAAGACTGGCAAAAAGTCATCGATGTCAATTTAACCGGTGCCTTCCTCGGTGCCCGCGAAGCACTCAAATACTTTGTTGAGCATAACGTCAAAGGAAACATCATCAATATGTCGAGCGTCCACGAAATCATTCCATGGCCGACGTTCGTCCATTATGCAGCAAGTAAAGGTGGCGTCAAACTGATGACTCAGACGCTTGCAATGGAATATGCACCAAAAGGTATCCGCATCAATGCAATCGGACCGGGTGCAATCAATACACCCATCAATGCCGAGAAATTCGAGGATCCGAAACAACGTGCTGACGTCGAAAGCATGATTCCGATGGGTAATATCGGGAAGCCGGAAGAAATTTCTGCAGTCGCAGCATGGCTTGCTTCGGACGAAGCGAGTTATGTAACGGGGATTACTCTGTTTGCTGACGGCGGTATGACACTTTATCCATCATTCCAAGCTGGACGCGGGTAA
- a CDS encoding amino acid permease, which yields MSLTRKKDVSAMIAASQRNNGLARNLGAMDLTFLGIGAIIGTGIFVLTGTGALTAGPGLIVSFILSAIACGLAALAYAEFASTIPVSGSVYTYTYATMGEIFAWIIGWNLILEYGLASSAVAAGWSGYFQSLLGGFGIHIPTALSAAPGAVEGAKTFFNLPAFLILLAITALLSMGIKETKRVNNIMVVIKLAVVVLFIVVGVGYVEPTNWAPFTPFGWGGVFSGAAIVFFAYIGFDAVTSAAEEVREPQKNLPRGIIGSLAVCTVLYVIVAAIMTGIVPYQKFAGVDHPVSLAIQMAGQNWVAGFIDLGAILGITTVILVMTYGMVRLAFAISRDGMFPKVFSEVHPKYKTPFKATWMIGLGSATVAGLVPLDVIANLVNMGTLAAFVLISVAVLILRKTQPDLPRAFKCPGMPYVPIAAIASCLFLMFNLKLETWIAFFIWLAIGLVLYFAFARKNSNLEPGNMPATEIAAADEK from the coding sequence ATGAGTTTGACGCGGAAAAAAGATGTTTCCGCTATGATTGCTGCGAGTCAGCGTAACAATGGACTTGCTCGAAATCTTGGCGCAATGGATTTAACGTTTTTAGGAATTGGCGCCATCATTGGTACGGGAATTTTCGTCCTAACCGGAACAGGAGCATTGACAGCAGGACCTGGTCTTATCGTCTCATTCATTTTATCTGCCATTGCCTGTGGGTTAGCGGCACTCGCTTATGCGGAATTCGCTTCGACGATTCCGGTCAGTGGTTCCGTTTATACGTACACGTATGCAACGATGGGAGAAATCTTTGCCTGGATCATCGGTTGGAACTTAATTCTGGAATATGGACTCGCCTCGAGTGCCGTTGCGGCAGGTTGGTCAGGTTACTTCCAGTCCTTACTCGGTGGATTTGGCATTCATATCCCGACAGCACTCTCAGCAGCTCCCGGCGCGGTAGAAGGCGCAAAAACGTTCTTCAACTTACCGGCTTTCCTGATTTTACTTGCAATTACAGCCCTGTTATCGATGGGGATTAAAGAAACAAAACGTGTCAACAACATCATGGTTGTCATTAAACTGGCAGTCGTTGTCTTATTCATCGTCGTTGGTGTCGGCTATGTTGAACCTACGAACTGGGCACCATTTACACCGTTCGGATGGGGTGGCGTCTTCTCTGGAGCCGCAATCGTCTTCTTTGCTTACATCGGTTTTGATGCCGTCACATCGGCAGCAGAAGAAGTACGTGAGCCGCAAAAGAACTTACCACGTGGTATCATCGGTTCTCTTGCGGTCTGTACAGTCCTTTACGTCATCGTAGCGGCTATCATGACAGGAATCGTCCCGTACCAAAAATTTGCGGGCGTCGATCACCCGGTTTCACTCGCCATTCAAATGGCAGGACAAAACTGGGTCGCCGGTTTCATCGATTTAGGTGCCATCCTCGGGATCACAACCGTTATCCTCGTCATGACATACGGAATGGTACGTTTAGCGTTCGCCATCTCACGTGACGGAATGTTCCCGAAAGTATTCTCGGAAGTACATCCAAAATACAAAACACCGTTCAAAGCAACATGGATGATTGGTCTTGGTAGTGCGACAGTCGCAGGACTCGTTCCACTCGATGTCATCGCAAACCTCGTTAACATGGGGACACTCGCAGCATTCGTCTTAATCTCTGTTGCGGTCTTGATCCTTCGTAAAACACAACCGGATCTTCCTCGTGCATTCAAATGCCCGGGAATGCCTTATGTGCCGATCGCAGCGATCGCTTCTTGTCTCTTCTTAATGTTCAACTTGAAACTCGAAACATGGATTGCTTTCTTCATCTGGCTGGCGATTGGACTTGTCCTGTACTTCGCCTTTGCCCGGAAGAACTCGAATCTGGAACCAGGAAACATGCCGGCTACTGAAATCGCAGCTGCAGACGAAAAATAA
- a CDS encoding DUF2252 domain-containing protein, which produces MFTQVYEEIRQLTIAKVLDFYDHEVRGLDEAARQTKYQKMSTSPFLFFRGSSHLFYYDVTRIPLGFDTPPETPTWIQGDLHFENFGVHGNAKGEIIYDVNDFDEGYLGSYLYDLIRMAVSVQLFAEEAGYDAEPAIAAYIQHYLDDLRQYAKGKNPSKVCFTIDNTKGPIRKLIKKAEKKKAELLGERTTVVDGQRQFTDLPDMKRLDASTYAAIEAVWPEYIATIDPEDRQEDGFYDIKDIVYKLDSGTASIGLERYYILVEGKGGEHEDLILEMKQAQSSVPSLFVPVYLQEVETVHQGRRIITSQKAMQAHEDPYLGYVTMQEKEYYVRERSPYKKKLKAKHIKSQDDLENVLSIQGQITAKIHARADMDAGIEIDVLNHHADVVIIESIGVSDTEFTRQIQRWSSAYAARTTLDFQVFLSWLATR; this is translated from the coding sequence ATGTTTACACAAGTCTATGAAGAAATTCGACAGCTGACCATCGCGAAAGTACTGGATTTTTACGATCATGAAGTCCGTGGACTGGATGAAGCAGCACGGCAAACGAAGTATCAAAAGATGAGTACCAGCCCGTTTCTCTTTTTCCGCGGCAGTTCACATTTGTTTTATTATGATGTGACACGGATTCCGCTCGGATTTGATACGCCCCCTGAGACACCGACCTGGATTCAAGGTGATCTCCATTTCGAAAACTTTGGGGTTCATGGTAATGCCAAGGGTGAAATCATTTATGACGTCAATGACTTTGACGAAGGGTATCTCGGTTCTTATCTGTACGATTTGATTCGGATGGCGGTCTCCGTCCAATTGTTTGCGGAAGAAGCGGGGTATGATGCAGAGCCGGCCATTGCAGCCTACATTCAACATTACTTAGATGACTTACGCCAATATGCCAAAGGGAAAAATCCAAGCAAGGTCTGCTTTACGATCGACAACACGAAAGGTCCGATCCGTAAACTGATTAAAAAAGCAGAGAAAAAGAAGGCGGAATTACTGGGAGAACGGACGACTGTCGTCGATGGACAACGTCAGTTCACTGATTTACCGGATATGAAGCGGCTGGATGCCTCGACTTATGCAGCAATTGAAGCCGTTTGGCCGGAATATATCGCAACGATTGATCCTGAAGATCGGCAAGAGGACGGATTCTATGACATTAAGGATATCGTCTATAAACTCGACAGCGGAACGGCTTCGATCGGTCTTGAACGGTATTATATTTTAGTCGAAGGAAAAGGGGGAGAGCATGAAGACTTGATTCTTGAGATGAAGCAAGCCCAGTCTTCTGTGCCGTCCTTGTTTGTCCCGGTGTATTTGCAGGAGGTTGAGACGGTTCACCAAGGTCGCCGGATTATCACGTCACAAAAGGCCATGCAGGCACATGAGGATCCGTATCTCGGTTATGTGACGATGCAAGAGAAAGAATATTATGTAAGGGAACGCTCTCCATACAAAAAAAAGTTGAAAGCAAAACACATTAAAAGCCAGGATGACCTCGAAAACGTCCTTTCGATTCAAGGTCAAATTACCGCCAAAATCCATGCACGGGCCGACATGGATGCAGGAATTGAGATTGATGTCTTAAACCATCATGCGGACGTCGTCATCATCGAATCGATTGGGGTATCGGATACAGAATTCACCCGTCAAATTCAACGGTGGTCGAGTGCCTATGCAGCACGGACAACGCTTGATTTCCAAGTGTTTTTAAGTTGGTTAGCTACTCGTTAA